In Palaemon carinicauda isolate YSFRI2023 chromosome 14, ASM3689809v2, whole genome shotgun sequence, the following proteins share a genomic window:
- the LOC137653155 gene encoding uncharacterized protein, producing the protein MPRKERRKKEQEQGRQDAAKGSRTLYDWMKPRVAAPTSEQVKEEEESWEETRETEESEAEDMEADDEPKEADSLDNLEQQIAPQEPQTEARAEVPEVERSFSMLPELQYPNDPAYASNALQQIDFDLAASYRIVEGVLQSLRELRNDEKFQETFTNVKERDESMTIDLPSGIPGQGRRRKMPERYKHSATSATEDQQYQSLDEYYRVRAFYVFLDTISQELQRRFKGGDNTTWGILNAFHCMAVLDNWKEPVNEEAFKSLQK; encoded by the exons ATGCCAcgaaaggagagaagaaaaaaggAGCAGGAGCAGGGCAGACAAGATGCTGCCAAAGGTAGCAGAACTCTTTATGATTGGATGAAGCCGAGAGTGGCAGCTCCAACATCAGAGcaagtgaaggaggaggaggagagctggGAGGAGACTCGGGAGACTgaagaatcagaagctgaagatatGGAAGCAGACGACGAGCCAAAAGAAGCGGACAGTTTAGATAACCTAGAGCAACAAATTGCTCCACAGGAGCCCCAAACTGAAGCAAGAGCAGAAGTGCCCGAAGTTGAAAGATCATTTTCCATGCTACCTGAATTACAGTATCCAAATGACC ctgcctatgCCTCTAATGCCCTGCAACAGAtagactttgatttggctgcctcctacagaatTGTGGAGGGAGTGTtacaaagtttgagagaattaagaaatgatgaaaaGTTTCAGGAAACttttacaaatgttaaagagagGGATGAATCCATGACCATCGACCTCCCCTCTGGAattcctggacaaggcagaagaaggaaaatgcctgaaagatacaagcatagtgctacatctgctactgaggaccagcaatatcaatccttggatgaaTACTACCGTGTGAGAgcattttatgtgtttttagatacaatatcacaagagcttcaaagaagatttaaaggtggagacaacacaacatggggtatcctaaatgcctttcattgtatgGCAGTCCtagataactggaaagaacctgtgaatgaagaggcattcaagTCATTGCAAAAATGA